TGGAGCGCTTCGCGGGGGCGCAGAGGGTCGGGTAGTCGGCGCGGAGCAGCGGGTTCGTCTCCAACTCATGCTTGATGTCGCGGAGCCTCTGGCGGGCCTGTGAGGCGGCGGAGGCGAACCCAGCGATGAAGTCGACGTGGCCGTGCGCAGCAGCCCACAGGGGCAGGATGAGCTGCCACCAGGTGGACTTGCCCATGGAGCGGGGGGCTATGTAGGCGTGCCGGCCGTTCTTCGACTTCAGGTTGGGGCTGATCCAGTGGCGGGCGTGAGCGATCCAGTCCTCGTGAACGCCGGACAGGGAGAGCCTGCCGTTCTGGTCCTTCAGGTGATGGGGCAAGTACGTGAGGGCGAACAGGAGAGGGTTGTCGCGGGTGAGGATGCGCCTGCACTCGGGTACGCCGAACCACGCCGGGTCGTACCCGGTCAGGTAGGTGTCGAGTATCGGCGCGGTCACGTCAGGTCCGTTCGGCGTTGAGCTGCGCGCGTGCTCGGGCGTCGCGGATCATTTCCTGTACGCCCAGATCGATTTGCGTGACCTCGTGGAGCTGCACGGTGTGCTGCTCGGGGGCGTTGAGGCCGAAGAGCTTCCGGTACGACTCGGACAGGCGGGCGGCCGTCTTGATGGCGCCGACGTCTCCGCGGTCGACGGCGGGCTGCAACCGGTCCAGGAGGTAGAGGAGTCGGTCGCCTTCGCGGGTGCGGAGTTCTTCGACGGTGGGGACGATGACGGCGGCGATGGCGGTTTTGATGCGTTTGTCGACGGTGCCGATGGCGATGTGCAGTTCTTTGGCGATGCGTCGGACGCTCATGCCGGAGAGCTGCATTTCGTAGGCGCGGACTGCTTCTTCGGCGATGACGGCTTGGGGTTTGTGTGCGGAGGGGTTGGCCGCCATGTTCGTGTCCTTACGCTCGCTCCTTGTTGGTTCTTGTTTGATGGTATTCGATTTTTGTTGAGTTGTGAGTGGCAATGTAAGCGTTGATGGGCGGGCTGGTAAATGGTTCCGCTCTGGGTGGGGGTGACGGCTACCGTTCAGGGATGGCGCAGAGTAGGCGGCGGAAGCCGAAGAAGGACCGCAGGAAGTCGGGTGCGACAGGGTCGCGGGATCCTCGGGTTGCCGTTGTTCCGGTCCCTCATTTGAAGCCGTTGTATAAGTTGCTTTACGAGGTGACGGCTACAGCTGACCGGTTGATTCTTTCGACGCCCGACGAGCGCGATCGGCTGGTCCGTTTCGATACGGAGATTCTCGTTCGAGCGATCAACAGCGTGAAGTCCGTGAACCGTCTCCTGGAAGGCGGGCACTGGGAGCACGCGTCGGGGATCATCCGACAGTTGTTCGAGCTGCTGGTGAATATGGAGTATCTAGGTAAGCAGCCTGACCGCTTGGGGGCGACGCTGCTGTACTGCCGTTTCGGGATGCTCCAGCTGGTGCGAGAGCAGCATCGGCGTTGTTTGTACAACAGGGATACAGGGCGTCCGGTGGATGAGGAGCATCTTGCGTTTCTGGAGAAGCTCCTCGATGAGTCTTTTGATGACTTCCAGGGGACACCGAGGGCCGACGGTTCGGTTCGGTGGGTGTCAAGCTGGAGTCGTAAGTCTGCGAAGGCTCTCTCCGAGTTGTCGGAGGACGCGATGCGTCCACATCAGTATGAGCATTTGTTTACGAGCTGGTCGGAGCAGGCGCATGCGGCTCCGAGGAGCCTCATCGAAAACATTCTCCGTGATGCGGGTGAGGACTGGATCAGCGAGGCCATGGAGTCGGACACAAAGAGGGTCATTGAGTCAGCAAATATGACGGTGGCGATGTTCGTGGCGTTGTGGAGGGAGCTACCTCACGCTGTTCCGTTGCCCGCAGAGCAGGCCAATGCGTGGATGCGGACCGCCATGCAGTTCATGGCGGTATCCGAGTTCGATGATCTTCCCGGGTTCCGCACCGACAAGTGATCTCGTCCTGGTTCAGCTATGGGGTTGCAAGGTCAGCAAAGAGGCGGCGTAGGCAAAGCGTCAGGTACTCGGCAGCGTGTTCTTCGGATGCGGTGGGCGACCATCCTCTCCTTTCGAGTTCGTTCTTC
This sequence is a window from Streptomyces ortus. Protein-coding genes within it:
- a CDS encoding DUF5677 domain-containing protein; the protein is MAQSRRRKPKKDRRKSGATGSRDPRVAVVPVPHLKPLYKLLYEVTATADRLILSTPDERDRLVRFDTEILVRAINSVKSVNRLLEGGHWEHASGIIRQLFELLVNMEYLGKQPDRLGATLLYCRFGMLQLVREQHRRCLYNRDTGRPVDEEHLAFLEKLLDESFDDFQGTPRADGSVRWVSSWSRKSAKALSELSEDAMRPHQYEHLFTSWSEQAHAAPRSLIENILRDAGEDWISEAMESDTKRVIESANMTVAMFVALWRELPHAVPLPAEQANAWMRTAMQFMAVSEFDDLPGFRTDK